One Desulfovibrio sp. ZJ209 genomic window carries:
- a CDS encoding 3-isopropylmalate dehydratase small subunit, translated as MIYKGKAHKVGEHVDTDAIIPARFLVTADPEKLGENCMAGLEPDWVRRVNKGDILVAGRNFGCGSSREHAPLAILGAGMPVVVGHSFARIFYRNAFNMGLPLMEVGDAMDAINDGDELEIDTATGRIRDLTNGAEIVCPPLPESMGKILASGGLVGYVKQRLEEGN; from the coding sequence ATGATATACAAGGGCAAGGCCCACAAGGTGGGCGAACATGTGGATACGGACGCCATCATCCCGGCGCGCTTCCTCGTCACCGCTGACCCGGAAAAACTCGGCGAAAACTGCATGGCCGGCCTTGAGCCGGACTGGGTCAGGCGCGTGAACAAGGGCGACATCCTCGTGGCCGGGCGCAATTTCGGCTGCGGCTCCTCGCGCGAGCACGCGCCCCTCGCCATCCTCGGCGCGGGCATGCCCGTGGTGGTGGGCCACAGCTTCGCCCGCATCTTCTACCGCAACGCCTTCAACATGGGCCTCCCGCTCATGGAGGTGGGCGACGCCATGGACGCCATCAACGACGGCGACGAGCTCGAGATCGACACCGCCACGGGCCGCATCCGCGACCTCACCAACGGCGCGGAGATCGTCTGCCCGCCCCTGCCGGAATCCATGGGCAAAATTCTCGCCAGCGGCGGCCTCGTGGGCTATGTGAAACAGCGCCTGGAGGAGGGAAACTAG
- a CDS encoding 3-isopropylmalate dehydratase large subunit has product MPRTLAQKILQRHTDEPVEDGAIVQCRVSMVLANDITGPLAIKSFRGMGAERVFDRDRIALVMDHFTPQKDIDSANQVMISRRFAEEQQITHYYEGGNCGVEHTLLPELGLVNPGDLVIGADSHTCTYGGIGAFATGMGSTDIAAAMALGETWLKVPPTIRVEYAGDMPRWLRAKDLMLLLIGRIGVDGALYKALEFGGPVIAGLGVEGRLTMANMAIEAGAKVGLFPVDAVTLAWCAERGHTVAPDLKDGLAADPDAKYEAVLHMDVTGLEPVVACPHLPSNVVPVSDVKDVPIHQVVIGSCTNGRISDMRDAAEVLRGRKVDKKVRCIVLPSTPEVWKACLAEGLMQVFMDAGCIVGPCTCGPCLGGHTGILGDGEAAVTTTNRNFKGRMGSLDSQVYLASPIVAAASAVAGKVAGPKEIGLA; this is encoded by the coding sequence ATGCCCAGAACCCTCGCCCAGAAAATCCTCCAGCGCCACACGGACGAGCCCGTGGAGGACGGCGCCATCGTGCAGTGCCGCGTGTCCATGGTGCTCGCCAACGACATCACGGGCCCGCTCGCCATCAAGTCCTTCCGCGGCATGGGCGCCGAGCGCGTCTTTGACCGCGACAGGATCGCCCTCGTCATGGACCACTTCACCCCGCAGAAGGACATCGACTCCGCCAACCAGGTGATGATCAGCCGCCGCTTCGCCGAGGAGCAGCAGATCACCCACTACTACGAGGGCGGCAACTGCGGCGTGGAGCACACCCTGCTGCCCGAGCTCGGCCTCGTGAACCCGGGCGACCTCGTCATCGGCGCGGACAGCCACACCTGCACCTATGGCGGCATCGGCGCCTTCGCCACGGGCATGGGCTCCACGGACATCGCCGCGGCCATGGCCCTCGGCGAGACGTGGCTCAAGGTGCCCCCCACCATCCGCGTGGAATATGCGGGCGACATGCCGCGCTGGCTGCGCGCCAAGGACCTCATGCTGCTGCTCATCGGGCGCATCGGCGTGGACGGCGCGCTCTACAAGGCGCTGGAATTCGGCGGGCCGGTCATCGCGGGCCTCGGCGTGGAGGGGCGCCTCACCATGGCGAACATGGCCATCGAGGCCGGGGCCAAGGTGGGCCTCTTCCCTGTGGACGCCGTGACGCTCGCGTGGTGCGCCGAGCGCGGCCACACGGTCGCGCCCGACCTCAAGGACGGCCTCGCCGCCGACCCGGACGCGAAATACGAGGCCGTGCTGCACATGGACGTGACGGGTCTCGAGCCCGTGGTGGCCTGCCCGCACCTGCCCTCCAACGTGGTGCCGGTTTCCGACGTGAAGGACGTGCCCATCCACCAGGTGGTCATCGGCTCCTGCACCAATGGCCGCATCAGCGACATGCGCGACGCCGCCGAAGTCTTGCGCGGCCGCAAGGTGGACAAGAAGGTGCGCTGCATCGTTCTGCCCTCCACGCCGGAAGTGTGGAAGGCCTGCCTCGCCGAGGGCCTGATGCAGGTCTTCATGGACGCGGGCTGTATCGTCGGCCCCTGCACCTGCGGGCCGTGCCTTGGCGGGCATACCGGCATCCTGGGCGACGGCGAGGCGGCCGTGACCACCACCAACCGCAATTTCAAGGGCCGCATGGGCAGCCTCGACTCGCAGGTCTATCTGGCGAGCCCCATCGTGGCCGCGGCCAGCGCCGTGGCGGGCAAGGTCGCAGGGCCGAAAGAAATAGGCCTCGCGTAG
- a CDS encoding 2-isopropylmalate synthase, with protein sequence MSDRVYFFDTTLRDGEQSPGATMNFQEKLRLAHQLEVLGVDIIEAGFPASSPGDFEAVRAIAAQAGPDVQIAGLARCAEKDIDRCWEAVKVAKRPRIHTFIATSPLHMEFKLRKTPDEVQELARASVARCASYTPNVEFSCEDFSRSDLDFVCRVVEVAIDAGATTVNLPDTVGYAQPEEFAAKVRYVMENTPNSGKAVFSVHCHDDLGLGVANTLAALHAGARQAEVALNGIGERAGNAALEEVAMALHVRHDYYGLEDNIKTEQLYPTCRLLSLIIGQPIPNNKAITGANAFAHESGIHQDGMLKHRETYEIMTPQAVGRSATHLVIGKHSGRNAVRSKFESLGYKLDDEQLNQVFEAVKALADRKKQLHDEDLMALVQQEVYRIPDRLCLRHVSVQSSDAGGVPPTAAVLMDVAGEEKSGAGFGAGPIDALYNVISDLAGRQPELEQYSVSAVTGGTDALGEVTVRLRENGLSVVGRGNHPDILVASARAFVDALNNLAKREAEGERVHSQHS encoded by the coding sequence ATGTCTGATCGCGTCTACTTCTTCGACACCACCCTGCGCGATGGCGAACAGTCGCCCGGCGCGACCATGAACTTTCAGGAGAAGCTGCGCCTCGCGCACCAGCTCGAGGTGCTCGGCGTGGACATCATCGAGGCCGGCTTCCCGGCCTCCAGCCCCGGCGATTTCGAGGCCGTGCGCGCCATCGCGGCCCAGGCCGGCCCGGACGTGCAGATCGCGGGCCTCGCCCGCTGCGCCGAGAAGGACATCGACCGCTGCTGGGAGGCCGTGAAGGTGGCGAAGCGCCCGCGCATCCATACCTTCATCGCCACGTCGCCCCTGCACATGGAATTCAAGCTGCGCAAGACCCCGGACGAGGTGCAGGAGCTGGCCCGCGCCTCGGTGGCGCGCTGCGCCTCCTACACGCCCAATGTGGAATTTTCCTGCGAGGATTTTTCCCGCTCGGACCTCGACTTCGTCTGCCGCGTGGTGGAGGTGGCCATCGACGCCGGCGCCACCACCGTCAACCTGCCCGATACGGTGGGCTATGCCCAGCCCGAGGAATTCGCCGCCAAGGTGCGCTATGTGATGGAAAACACGCCCAACAGCGGCAAGGCCGTGTTCAGCGTGCACTGCCATGACGACCTCGGCCTCGGCGTGGCCAACACGCTGGCGGCCCTGCACGCGGGCGCGCGCCAGGCCGAGGTGGCGCTCAACGGCATCGGCGAGCGCGCGGGCAACGCGGCCCTTGAGGAGGTGGCCATGGCGCTCCATGTGCGCCACGACTACTACGGCCTTGAGGACAACATCAAGACCGAGCAGCTGTACCCCACCTGCCGGCTGCTCTCCCTCATCATCGGCCAGCCCATCCCCAACAACAAGGCCATCACCGGCGCCAACGCCTTCGCGCACGAGTCGGGCATCCACCAGGACGGCATGCTCAAGCACCGCGAGACCTATGAGATCATGACGCCGCAGGCCGTGGGCCGCAGCGCCACGCATCTCGTCATCGGCAAGCATTCGGGAAGGAACGCGGTGCGCAGCAAGTTCGAGAGCCTCGGGTACAAGCTCGACGACGAGCAGCTCAACCAGGTCTTCGAGGCCGTCAAGGCGCTGGCCGACCGCAAGAAGCAGCTCCACGACGAAGACCTCATGGCCTTGGTCCAGCAGGAGGTCTACCGTATCCCCGACAGGCTTTGCCTCAGGCATGTGAGCGTGCAGAGCTCCGACGCCGGCGGCGTGCCGCCCACGGCGGCCGTGCTCATGGACGTGGCCGGCGAGGAAAAGAGCGGCGCGGGCTTCGGCGCCGGGCCCATCGACGCGCTCTACAACGTCATTTCCGACCTGGCCGGGCGCCAGCCCGAGCTCGAGCAGTATTCGGTGAGCGCCGTCACCGGCGGCACGGACGCGCTAGGCGAGGTGACGGTGCGCCTGCGCGAGAATGGCCTCTCGGTCGTTGGGCGCGGCAATCACCCGGACATCCTCGTGGCAAGCGCCCGGGCCTTCGTGGACGCGCTCAACAATCTCGCCAAGCGCGAGGCCGAGGGCGAGCGCGTGCACTCGCAACATTCGTAA
- the pssA gene encoding CDP-diacylglycerol--serine O-phosphatidyltransferase: MDNAQRKKPVRGAYLLPNMLTTLSMFLGFLSMVWAGQGRFEQAGMAILASALMDGLDGKVARLTNTASEFGVQYDSLADLVAFGLAPAILLWHWQLCNFGRVGVAAAFIFAACGALRLARFNVSTAVTGKRFFMGLPIPAGGCTVVTFIFFAALFPEALNTVTPYAALALAVAVGVLMVSRVRYFSFKEYDILTAHPVRSMLAFLFLLALVVSAPRVFGFVYCALYIAGGLVYTFYILPRRDRKLMRSLATQDE; the protein is encoded by the coding sequence ATGGACAACGCCCAACGCAAAAAGCCCGTCCGCGGGGCCTACCTTTTGCCCAACATGCTCACCACCCTGAGCATGTTTCTGGGCTTTTTGTCCATGGTCTGGGCCGGGCAGGGCCGCTTCGAGCAGGCGGGCATGGCCATCCTCGCCTCGGCGCTCATGGACGGCCTCGACGGCAAGGTGGCCCGGCTCACCAACACGGCGAGCGAGTTCGGCGTGCAGTACGACTCCCTCGCCGACCTCGTGGCCTTCGGGCTCGCGCCGGCCATCCTGCTCTGGCACTGGCAGCTCTGCAATTTCGGGCGCGTGGGCGTGGCAGCGGCCTTCATCTTCGCGGCCTGCGGGGCGCTCCGCCTCGCGCGCTTCAACGTGAGCACGGCCGTCACGGGCAAGCGCTTCTTCATGGGCCTGCCCATCCCGGCCGGCGGCTGCACGGTCGTGACCTTCATCTTCTTCGCCGCGCTCTTCCCCGAGGCGCTGAACACGGTCACGCCCTATGCGGCCCTCGCGCTGGCCGTGGCCGTGGGCGTGCTCATGGTGAGCCGGGTGCGCTATTTCTCCTTCAAGGAATACGACATCCTCACCGCGCACCCGGTGAGGAGCATGCTGGCCTTCCTCTTCCTCCTGGCGCTGGTGGTCTCCGCGCCGCGCGTCTTCGGCTTTGTCTACTGCGCCCTCTATATCGCGGGCGGCCTCGTCTATACCTTCTACATCCTGCCCCGCCGCGACCGCAAGCTCATGCGCTCGCTGGCAACGCAGGACGAGTGA
- a CDS encoding phosphatidylserine decarboxylase family protein, whose protein sequence is MRPATLGIAPEGWPFIGLAAFTSLLLAVIGCWPGALLCWLFTLFCLYFFRDPERVGPTSPDLAVSPADGRVIRMEKRADPFSGKEMLCVSIFMNLFSVHVNRAPVGCTVDEVRYWPGKFFNASLDKASTDNERCGWRLADENGQAWTMVQIAGLVARRIVCRAERGDRLTRGERVGLIRFGSRVDLYLPEGYVPAVQLGDKVFAGESAIARRENA, encoded by the coding sequence ATGCGCCCCGCAACCTTAGGCATCGCGCCGGAAGGCTGGCCCTTCATCGGGCTTGCCGCGTTCACGAGCCTGCTTCTCGCGGTCATCGGCTGCTGGCCGGGCGCCCTGCTCTGCTGGCTTTTCACCCTCTTTTGCCTCTACTTCTTCCGCGACCCGGAGCGCGTGGGCCCCACCTCGCCCGACCTCGCCGTGAGCCCGGCCGACGGCCGCGTCATCCGCATGGAAAAGCGGGCCGACCCCTTCAGCGGCAAGGAGATGCTGTGCGTCAGCATCTTCATGAACCTGTTCAGTGTTCACGTGAACCGCGCGCCCGTGGGCTGCACGGTTGACGAGGTGCGCTACTGGCCGGGCAAGTTCTTCAACGCCTCGCTGGACAAGGCCTCCACGGACAACGAGCGCTGCGGCTGGCGCCTTGCCGACGAGAACGGCCAGGCCTGGACCATGGTGCAGATCGCGGGCCTCGTCGCCCGGCGCATCGTCTGCCGCGCCGAGCGGGGCGACCGCCTCACACGCGGCGAGCGCGTGGGCCTGATCCGCTTCGGCTCGAGAGTTGACCTTTACCTGCCCGAAGGCTATGTTCCGGCGGTACAACTGGGCGACAAGGTCTTTGCGGGCGAAAGCGCCATCGCCCGCAGGGAGAACGCCTGA
- the hflX gene encoding GTPase HflX, with translation MVIVGTPGGILIPELPRGRGATGAPEGDSAPPPGARLRPHRPGRPSARAAVRSAPASRLRGLRLLHTHLSPEGLTEEDLMDLLFLRLDAVIALSVNPEGEPVRWQAATLAPGGAAAPGAPPCQVDEPRPWDRTAGDFAARAAEIEAALSALPAAPPSGPGAGFDAGADAGEGAGAPCAGRALLVSVAPEPRAVQEQRLSELAELARTAGLAVCGRLIQRVARPDPHSILGKGKLAELEVMALRENADILVFDGELSPAQIHNLADITERKVIDRTQLILDIFAQHAASRAGRLQVELAQLRYMLPRLAGRNRALDRLMGGVGGRGPGESRLETDRRKVRERMTRLARELEKLRRQRGLARRGRRGIPQAALVGYTNAGKSTLLNTLTRSRVLAENRLFATLDPATRRLRVPGEREVVIADTVGFIRNLPRELMDAFRATLEELAAADFLVHVADASHPDLLQQIASVETILEELGLHAVPRVLALNKWDRLPEPAREELRAAFPGAIPLSARNGEGLDALLRWLERQLALKRAMPAQADTLAGEEVEGEEDAAPGPQPLFPLQ, from the coding sequence ATGGTCATCGTGGGGACGCCCGGCGGCATCCTCATCCCGGAGCTCCCGCGCGGCCGCGGCGCCACCGGCGCCCCGGAGGGGGACAGCGCGCCGCCCCCCGGCGCCCGGCTCCGGCCCCACCGCCCCGGGCGCCCCTCCGCCCGGGCGGCCGTGCGCAGCGCCCCGGCCTCGCGCCTGCGGGGCCTGAGGCTCCTGCACACCCATCTCTCGCCCGAGGGCCTTACGGAAGAGGACCTCATGGACCTCCTCTTCCTCAGGCTCGACGCCGTCATCGCGCTTTCCGTGAACCCGGAGGGCGAGCCCGTGCGCTGGCAGGCGGCCACGCTGGCCCCGGGGGGCGCGGCCGCGCCCGGGGCGCCCCCCTGCCAGGTGGACGAGCCCCGCCCCTGGGACAGGACTGCCGGGGATTTCGCCGCCCGCGCCGCGGAGATAGAGGCCGCGCTTTCGGCGCTGCCCGCGGCCCCGCCGTCCGGGCCGGGCGCCGGGTTTGACGCCGGGGCGGACGCCGGCGAGGGAGCCGGGGCCCCCTGCGCGGGGCGCGCCCTGCTCGTCTCCGTGGCGCCGGAGCCCCGCGCCGTGCAGGAGCAGCGCCTTTCCGAGCTCGCCGAGCTCGCGCGCACGGCCGGGCTTGCCGTGTGCGGGCGCCTCATCCAGCGCGTGGCCCGGCCGGACCCGCATTCCATCCTCGGCAAGGGCAAGCTCGCCGAGCTGGAGGTCATGGCGCTCAGGGAAAACGCGGACATCCTCGTCTTCGACGGCGAGCTCTCGCCCGCGCAGATCCACAATCTCGCGGACATCACCGAGCGCAAGGTCATCGACCGCACCCAGCTCATCCTCGACATTTTCGCCCAGCATGCGGCCTCGCGCGCCGGCCGCCTGCAGGTCGAGCTCGCCCAGCTGCGCTATATGCTGCCCAGGCTTGCCGGGCGCAACCGCGCGCTCGACCGGCTCATGGGCGGCGTGGGCGGGCGCGGCCCGGGCGAGAGCCGGCTTGAGACCGACCGCCGCAAGGTGCGCGAGCGCATGACGCGCCTTGCCCGGGAGCTGGAAAAGCTCCGCCGCCAGCGCGGGCTCGCCAGGCGCGGCCGGCGCGGCATCCCTCAGGCGGCGCTCGTGGGCTACACCAATGCCGGCAAGTCCACCCTGCTCAACACGCTCACGCGCTCCCGCGTGCTGGCGGAAAACCGGCTCTTCGCCACCCTTGACCCGGCCACGCGGCGCCTGCGCGTGCCCGGCGAGCGCGAGGTGGTCATCGCCGACACCGTGGGCTTTATCCGCAACCTGCCGCGCGAGCTCATGGACGCCTTCCGCGCCACACTGGAGGAGCTCGCGGCCGCGGACTTTCTCGTGCATGTGGCCGACGCCTCGCACCCTGACCTGCTCCAGCAGATCGCCTCGGTGGAGACCATCCTTGAGGAGCTCGGGCTTCACGCCGTGCCGCGCGTGCTGGCGCTCAACAAGTGGGACAGGCTGCCGGAACCGGCGCGGGAGGAGCTTCGGGCGGCCTTTCCCGGCGCGATACCGCTTTCCGCGCGTAACGGCGAGGGGCTTGACGCGCTGCTGCGCTGGCTCGAGCGGCAGCTCGCCCTCAAGCGGGCCATGCCCGCTCAGGCGGACACTCTCGCCGGGGAAGAGGTAGAGGGCGAGGAGGATGCAGCGCCCGGCCCGCAGCCCCTCTTCCCTCTCCAATAG
- a CDS encoding IMP cyclohydrolase yields MELLRVRRAILSVTDKSGLAAFAAFLASRGVELVSTGGTQKMLEAEGLPVTAVSTVTGFPEILGGRVKTLHPKIHAGILANKDDPLHMDTLAEKGIRPFDLVCVNLYDFAGAVERRLSLEQAVEEIDIGGPCMLRAAAKNFHSVLVVPSPQWYGPAMEELGGHDMCVGLEFRQLMASRAFEATSRYDALIASYLRPSA; encoded by the coding sequence ATGGAGCTTCTGCGCGTGCGGCGCGCCATCTTGAGCGTCACGGACAAGAGCGGCCTTGCGGCTTTCGCCGCCTTTCTCGCCAGCCGCGGCGTGGAGCTCGTCTCCACGGGCGGCACGCAAAAAATGCTCGAGGCCGAGGGCCTGCCCGTCACGGCGGTGAGCACGGTGACGGGCTTCCCGGAAATCCTCGGCGGCCGCGTCAAGACGCTGCACCCCAAGATCCACGCCGGCATCCTCGCCAACAAGGACGACCCGCTGCACATGGACACCCTGGCCGAAAAGGGCATCCGCCCCTTCGACCTCGTGTGCGTCAACCTCTACGACTTCGCGGGCGCGGTGGAACGCCGCCTTTCGCTGGAGCAGGCCGTGGAGGAGATCGACATCGGCGGCCCCTGCATGCTGCGCGCCGCGGCCAAGAACTTCCACAGCGTGCTCGTGGTGCCCTCGCCCCAGTGGTACGGGCCGGCCATGGAGGAGCTGGGCGGCCACGACATGTGCGTGGGCCTGGAGTTCCGGCAGCTCATGGCCTCGCGCGCCTTTGAGGCGACCTCGCGCTATGACGCGCTCATCGCGTCCTACCTCCGGCCGTCGGCCTAG
- a CDS encoding exodeoxyribonuclease III: protein MLVKLVSWNVNGVRAVSAKPDWRWFSETDAQVVGLQETKASPEQVPEPVRDPEGWRAWWDPCTVRKGYSGVAVFSRIEPLKVEYELPDPAWQGEGRLLHLEFPWFHYFNGYFPNGGAEELDADGRPTGGFKRLGYKMGFFEAFVDYAQKCRQTKPVVVCGDFNIACEPIDLARPKDNEKTTGFLPVERDFMKRFKTLGYVDTFRHVHGDVPEKYTWWSYKARARPRNVGWRLDYFFVSGELAPAIVDAWIESDVYGSDHCPVGVALRVGED, encoded by the coding sequence ATGCTTGTCAAGCTTGTTTCCTGGAATGTGAACGGCGTGCGCGCGGTCTCGGCCAAGCCGGACTGGCGCTGGTTCAGCGAAACGGACGCGCAGGTGGTGGGCCTGCAGGAGACCAAGGCGAGCCCCGAGCAGGTGCCGGAGCCCGTGCGCGACCCCGAGGGCTGGCGGGCCTGGTGGGACCCGTGCACCGTGCGCAAGGGCTATTCGGGCGTGGCGGTCTTCAGCCGCATCGAGCCGCTCAAGGTGGAATACGAGCTCCCCGACCCCGCCTGGCAGGGCGAGGGGCGCCTGCTGCACCTCGAATTTCCGTGGTTCCACTATTTCAACGGCTATTTCCCCAACGGCGGCGCCGAGGAGCTGGACGCGGACGGCCGCCCCACGGGCGGCTTCAAGCGGCTCGGCTACAAGATGGGCTTTTTCGAGGCCTTCGTGGACTATGCCCAGAAGTGCCGCCAAACCAAGCCCGTGGTGGTCTGCGGGGATTTCAACATCGCCTGCGAGCCCATCGACCTCGCCCGGCCCAAGGACAATGAGAAGACCACGGGCTTCCTGCCCGTGGAGCGCGACTTCATGAAGCGCTTCAAGACACTGGGCTATGTGGACACCTTCCGCCACGTCCACGGAGACGTGCCGGAGAAGTATACATGGTGGTCGTACAAGGCCAGGGCGCGGCCGCGCAACGTGGGCTGGCGGCTCGACTATTTCTTCGTGTCCGGGGAGCTGGCCCCGGCCATCGTGGACGCGTGGATAGAAAGCGACGTGTACGGCTCGGACCATTGCCCGGTGGGCGTGGCCCTGCGCGTGGGGGAGGACTGA
- the purE gene encoding 5-(carboxyamino)imidazole ribonucleotide mutase, producing the protein MAHVVILMGSQSDEPTIAPCADVLRELGVPFVLTVSSAHRTPERTEAIVASEEAAGAAVFICAAGMAAHLAGAVAARTLKPVIGIPVSGSSLGGMDALLSTVQMPPGFPVATVALDKAGARNAAWLAAQILALTDAALAGRLAEARRKMREAVTKAGDELRRKYAGG; encoded by the coding sequence ATGGCGCATGTGGTCATCCTCATGGGCTCGCAGTCGGACGAGCCAACCATCGCGCCCTGCGCGGACGTGCTGCGCGAGCTCGGCGTGCCCTTCGTGCTGACCGTGAGCTCGGCGCACCGCACGCCCGAGCGCACCGAAGCCATCGTGGCCAGTGAGGAAGCGGCCGGCGCGGCCGTCTTCATCTGCGCGGCGGGCATGGCCGCGCATCTCGCCGGGGCCGTGGCCGCGCGCACCCTGAAGCCGGTCATCGGCATCCCGGTGAGCGGTTCCTCGCTCGGCGGCATGGACGCCCTGCTCTCCACCGTGCAGATGCCGCCCGGCTTTCCGGTGGCGACCGTGGCCCTCGACAAGGCCGGCGCGCGCAACGCCGCGTGGCTCGCCGCGCAGATCCTCGCGCTCACGGACGCGGCGCTCGCCGGGCGCCTTGCCGAGGCCCGCAGGAAGATGCGCGAGGCCGTGACGAAAGCCGGGGACGAGCTGCGGCGCAAGTACGCGGGCGGCTAG